In Zonotrichia leucophrys gambelii isolate GWCS_2022_RI chromosome 12, RI_Zleu_2.0, whole genome shotgun sequence, a single genomic region encodes these proteins:
- the PPM1M gene encoding protein phosphatase 1M, whose protein sequence is MSGEWLRRWRRGGPAERPSGAPAPGPGPGPPPPALRYRRPKFVPGGSEEAPRGGRAVRGAAPERPLPWGAGYAEVINAEKSEFNEDQAACCQISVRRREPGLEEDEEWLILCSTQFLTGHYWALFDGHGGPDAAIIASNYLHYCIKQKLEEVVGGITEAQPPMHLSGRCVCDSDPQFVEEKHIHAADLVVGALENAFQECDEVIGQEMEATNQTGGCTALAALYFQGKLYVANAGDSRAILVLKDSIVPMSSEFTPESERQRIQHLAFLFPKLLDGEFTRFEFPRRLKGDDVGHKVLYRDYFMEGWGYKTVEKADLKYPLVHGHGKQARLLGTLAVSRGLGDHQLKVIDTNIEVKPFLSCIPKVNVFDFAVHDIKEDDVLIMATDGLWDVLCNDEVAHVVRSFLVENRTDPQRFSELAKCLVCRARGKKRGHQWMLDDSHEASYDDISVFVIPLHNREED, encoded by the exons ATGTCGGGCGAGTGGCTGCGGCGCtggcggcggggcggccccgcggaGCGGCCCAGCGGAGCCCCGGCACCGGGCCCTGGCccgggcccgccgccccccgccctgCGCTACCGCCGGCCCAAGTTCGTGCCCGGCGGCAGCGAGGAGGccccgcggggcgggcgggccgTGCGCGGAGCCGCGCCCGAGCGGCCGCTGCCCTGGGGCGCGGGATACGCCGA GGTTATCAATGCCGAGAAGTCGGAGTTCAATGAGGACCAGGCAGCCTGCTGTCAGATCTCTGTCCGGAGGAGAGAGCCAGGcctggaggaggatgaggaatgGCTGATCCTGTGCTCCACACAG TTCCTGACTGGTCACTACTGGGCGCTGTTTGATGGCCACGGCGGCCCAGACGCTGCCATCATCGCCTCCAACTATCTGCACTACTGCATCAAGCAGAAGCTGGAGGAGGTTGTGGGAGGCATCACCGAGGCCCAGCCCCCCATGCACCTCAGCGGGCGCTGCGTTTGTGACAGTGACCCCCAGTTCGTGGAGGAGAAGCACATCCACGCTGCAGACCTGGTGGTGGGAGCCCTGGAGAATGCCTTCCAGGAATGT GATGAAGTCATTGGCCAGGAGATGGAAGCTACAAACCAGACAGGAGGTTgcactgctctggctgccctttatttccagggaaagctcTATGTGGCCaatgctggggacagcag GGCAATTCTTGTCCTGAAGGACAGCATTGTGCCCATGAGCAGTGAGTTCACCCCCGAGTCAGAGAGGCAGCGAATCCAGCACTTG GCTTTCCTTTTCCCCAAGCTCCTGGATGGTGAATTCACCCGCTTTGAGTTTCCTCGGAGGCTGAAGGGAGATGATGTGGGCCACAAAGTGCTGTACCGGGATTACTTCATGGAGGGCTG GGGGTACAAGACGGTGGAGAAGGCTGACCTCAAGTATCCTCTGGTCCATGGTCATGGGAAGCAG GCTCGCCTGCTGGGCACTCTGGCTGTCTCTCGAGGCCTGGGGGATCATCAGCTCAAGGTCATTGACACCAACATTGAAGTCAAACCCTTCCTCTCCTGCATCCCTAAG GTGAATGTATTTGACTTTGCTGTGCATGACATTAAGGAAGATGATGTCCTCATCATGGCAACTGATGGCCTTTGGGATGTTCTGTGCAATGATGAGGTGGCCCATGTGGTCAGGAGCTTCCTTGTGGAAAACAGGACAGATCCTCAAAG GTTTTCAGAACTGGCCAAGTGCTTGGTCTGCAGGGCAAGGGGAAAGAAGAGAGGCCACCAGTGGATGCTGGATGACAGCCACGAGGCATCCTACGATGACATCTCTGTATTTGTCATCCCACTACACAACAGGGAAGAGGACTGA